One window of Desulfobacca acetoxidans DSM 11109 genomic DNA carries:
- a CDS encoding endonuclease MutS2, whose translation MAQQTLKALEFPQLIRILQRFTRSIWGRRRLARLQPSSDFGEVQILLQEVEELSDLTAVEGPCPFEGCLDLTPILKRLVAPGSLLLSEELNQIVAVLRLISRVQRYLRGATDRHPHLNRYRQRLRDLSDLKKAIQVAISPYGLILDQASEELCRLRAEISTTRQQINRTLHQLFGRVEYREVLQDQVISQRNGRYVIPIKADFKGKVTGIIHDQSQSKATLFFEPFEIVNINNSLNLLFGEEKREEERILRHLTNLVRAQYEVIQEDLQILGEFDALQAKVAYAEEFKARTPTLIRQGRVRLKQARHPLLLYRDREEQGFHATIPIDLELTPSERFLVLSGANTGGKTVTLKTLGLLCVMVQCGIPLPVAEGSEVCIFDAIFADIGDTQNLAQNLSTFSAHIKRTADILAKLQGRCLVLLDELGTATDPAEGGALALALLRALGRTGAYGVATTHYHLLKAFAHEEPGFANVAVLFDDRTQKPLYRLAYGVAGPSNALSIARELGLPEEIIAEAERQIGQEGMQALQQLARCEAAQQHLAQREQLIRQEEENLRRQEEKLAVVREKLEQERRQLLDEGRQAMVKAIRQAENEFKDILTRLEDRQDSWGRLRQEFTTKQRQLHKRLVPKATAVDRQELSLALGQKVFLPALGQTGVVASSPDKEGRLEILVGAVKIRLSSDEIKEVRAGDELGRIYRGRWHGGVELPETAPWQSSSLNIIGLRVEEALPLVDRLLDQAVLHGCRQVDIIHGIGAGRLQQAVREHLRGHTLVKQLHHGEQGQAGRGVTVVEIKD comes from the coding sequence ATGGCCCAACAAACGCTGAAAGCCCTTGAATTTCCGCAGTTAATCAGAATCTTGCAGCGCTTCACCCGCTCTATTTGGGGGCGGCGGCGTTTGGCTAGATTGCAGCCGAGTTCAGATTTTGGGGAGGTACAGATCCTCCTGCAGGAAGTGGAGGAGCTGAGCGATCTGACGGCGGTGGAAGGTCCTTGTCCTTTTGAAGGCTGCCTTGATCTGACACCGATTTTAAAGCGTCTGGTGGCCCCGGGGAGTTTATTGCTGTCCGAGGAATTGAACCAGATCGTGGCCGTACTCCGCCTGATCAGCCGGGTGCAGCGGTATCTCCGAGGCGCTACGGACCGCCATCCGCATCTCAACCGTTATCGACAACGGCTGAGAGATCTCAGTGATTTGAAAAAAGCTATTCAAGTTGCTATCAGTCCCTATGGGTTGATTCTGGATCAGGCCAGCGAGGAACTTTGCCGTCTGCGGGCAGAGATCAGCACCACGCGGCAGCAAATCAACCGCACCCTGCATCAGCTTTTTGGCCGGGTAGAGTATCGTGAAGTCTTACAAGATCAGGTGATTTCCCAGCGCAACGGGCGCTATGTCATTCCCATCAAAGCTGATTTCAAGGGAAAGGTTACCGGAATCATCCACGATCAATCTCAGAGCAAGGCAACCTTGTTTTTCGAACCCTTTGAGATTGTCAATATCAATAACAGCCTCAATCTTCTATTCGGTGAAGAGAAACGCGAAGAAGAACGGATACTGCGGCATTTGACCAACCTGGTGAGGGCTCAGTATGAGGTCATCCAAGAAGATCTCCAGATTTTGGGAGAGTTCGACGCCCTTCAGGCCAAGGTGGCTTATGCGGAGGAGTTCAAGGCTAGAACGCCGACTTTGATTCGTCAGGGGCGGGTCCGATTGAAACAGGCCCGACACCCCCTCCTGCTGTACCGTGATCGGGAGGAACAGGGATTTCATGCTACTATCCCGATCGATTTGGAATTGACCCCGTCAGAGCGGTTTTTGGTACTTTCCGGGGCTAATACCGGTGGCAAGACAGTTACTCTGAAGACGTTGGGCCTGTTGTGCGTTATGGTCCAGTGTGGCATCCCCCTGCCGGTGGCGGAGGGCAGTGAAGTCTGCATTTTTGACGCCATTTTTGCGGATATCGGGGATACCCAAAACCTGGCCCAGAATCTCAGCACTTTTTCGGCGCATATAAAGCGGACGGCCGATATTTTGGCCAAGCTTCAGGGTCGCTGCCTGGTGCTGCTGGATGAACTGGGTACAGCCACCGATCCGGCGGAAGGCGGGGCCCTGGCCCTAGCGTTGTTGAGGGCTTTGGGACGGACGGGCGCCTATGGAGTAGCGACTACTCACTATCATCTGCTCAAGGCCTTTGCGCATGAGGAGCCGGGGTTTGCCAATGTCGCGGTATTGTTCGATGACCGGACGCAGAAGCCTCTGTATCGTTTGGCTTACGGCGTTGCCGGGCCGAGCAATGCCTTGAGCATCGCCCGCGAGTTAGGGTTGCCGGAGGAGATCATCGCCGAAGCCGAGCGCCAGATCGGTCAGGAAGGAATGCAGGCCCTGCAACAGTTGGCCAGGTGTGAAGCAGCCCAGCAGCATCTCGCCCAGCGGGAGCAGCTTATCCGGCAGGAAGAAGAAAACCTCCGCCGCCAGGAAGAGAAGTTGGCCGTGGTGCGTGAGAAATTGGAGCAAGAGCGCCGGCAACTCTTGGATGAAGGGCGGCAGGCGATGGTTAAAGCCATCAGACAGGCGGAAAACGAGTTTAAGGACATTCTCACCCGGTTGGAGGATCGCCAAGATTCCTGGGGGCGCTTGCGCCAGGAGTTCACCACCAAACAGCGCCAGCTCCACAAGCGTCTTGTTCCGAAGGCGACGGCGGTAGACCGGCAGGAATTAAGCCTCGCCCTTGGACAGAAAGTCTTCCTTCCCGCATTGGGGCAGACCGGAGTAGTGGCATCAAGTCCTGACAAGGAAGGCCGCCTCGAGATTTTGGTAGGAGCGGTGAAAATCCGCCTGTCCAGTGATGAAATCAAAGAAGTTAGGGCTGGTGATGAGCTTGGACGGATCTATCGCGGCCGCTGGCACGGAGGGGTGGAGTTACCAGAGACAGCGCCCTGGCAGTCGTCTTCGCTCAACATTATTGGCCTGCGGGTTGAGGAAGCCCTGCCATTGGTGGATCGGCTGCTTGATCAGGCTGTGCTGCACGGTTGCCGACAGGTAGATATTATCCACGGTATCGGTGCCGGGCGTCTGCAGCAGGCGGTACGAGAGCATCTGCGAGGACACACGTTGGTGAAACAACTGCACCATGGAGAGCAGGGGCAAGCCGGTCGGGGCGTCACAGTGGTAGAGATCAAGGATTGA
- a CDS encoding DnaJ C-terminal domain-containing protein has product MVEQDYYQILGVGRQATAEEIKKAYRSLAIKYHPDKNKGDHQAENMFKRISEAYAVLSNPEKRREYDAMGSSAFQGKFSQEDIFRGFDFGNVFKDIGLSGDMFGRLFGGQSWGPGGFGKRGRGKMFDFSSLGNFGAGEEAMRGQDLQLELPLTLHEMAYGVEKIVEFQRDGQLEKVSVKIPAGAIHGKKLRIPGKGSPHAAGGQSGDLYIKIKEINHPVFKREGHDLYVDRHIKFSEAVLGTKLTVPTLDGKTLSLKIPPGTNSFTKMRLKGHGLPMGNGKSRGDEYVRIIVDIPSGVNKKQKALIEELAKEGM; this is encoded by the coding sequence ATGGTCGAACAGGATTACTATCAGATATTGGGTGTGGGACGCCAGGCCACCGCGGAAGAAATCAAAAAGGCTTATCGCAGTTTAGCGATTAAATATCATCCGGATAAAAATAAAGGTGATCATCAAGCCGAGAATATGTTCAAAAGGATCAGTGAAGCTTATGCGGTGCTGAGCAATCCGGAAAAGCGGCGGGAATATGATGCCATGGGTTCTTCCGCCTTTCAAGGGAAATTTTCTCAGGAGGATATTTTTCGCGGTTTCGATTTTGGCAACGTATTTAAGGACATCGGCCTCTCGGGGGATATGTTTGGACGTTTATTCGGCGGCCAGAGTTGGGGGCCCGGAGGATTCGGCAAGCGCGGTCGGGGAAAGATGTTTGATTTCTCCAGCTTGGGCAATTTCGGCGCCGGGGAAGAGGCGATGCGGGGTCAGGACCTGCAACTGGAATTGCCCTTGACGCTGCACGAGATGGCCTATGGCGTCGAAAAGATCGTCGAATTCCAACGGGATGGACAGTTGGAAAAGGTATCCGTGAAGATTCCGGCGGGAGCGATCCACGGCAAAAAGCTGCGGATACCCGGGAAGGGCTCTCCTCACGCGGCCGGTGGCCAATCCGGGGATCTCTACATTAAAATAAAGGAAATCAACCACCCGGTCTTTAAGCGCGAAGGCCATGATTTGTATGTTGACCGACATATAAAATTTTCCGAAGCAGTCCTGGGGACCAAGCTGACGGTTCCCACCTTAGATGGCAAGACTTTAAGTTTAAAGATTCCTCCCGGTACTAATAGCTTTACCAAGATGCGTCTCAAGGGTCACGGCCTGCCTATGGGCAATGGAAAAAGCAGGGGGGATGAATATGTCCGCATTATTGTCGACATTCCTTCCGGAGTCAATAAGAAGCAGAAGGCCTTGATCGAAGAGCTGGCCAAAGAGGGGATGTAA
- the opp4C gene encoding oligopeptide ABC transporter permease, protein MAGTYIKREFWPRFRRNRLALGGLLLVAGLFFVSILAPWLAPYDPGFIDIKAILMPPSGAHLMGTDSLGRDVFSRIIYGAQISLKVGFVAVGLATFIGVLLGAVAGYYGGWVDNLLMRLVDIMLCFPTFFLILAVIAVLEPSIWNIMVIIGLTGWMGVARLVRAEFLTLREREFVQAARALGASDGRIIFRHLLPNALAPVMVSATLGVAGAILTESALNFLGLGVQPPTPSWGNILTAGKDNIEIAWWLSVFPGLAILITVMGYNLLGEGIREAIDPRLKE, encoded by the coding sequence ATGGCAGGAACCTATATAAAAAGAGAATTCTGGCCCCGATTCCGCCGCAACCGCCTGGCCCTGGGGGGTCTGCTGCTGGTAGCAGGTCTGTTTTTCGTATCCATTCTGGCCCCTTGGTTAGCTCCCTATGATCCCGGCTTCATTGACATCAAGGCCATTCTCATGCCGCCCAGCGGCGCCCACCTCATGGGTACCGACTCCTTGGGCCGGGATGTCTTTTCTCGCATCATCTACGGCGCCCAGATTTCCTTGAAAGTGGGTTTTGTCGCCGTAGGGCTGGCGACGTTTATTGGCGTGCTCTTAGGGGCGGTGGCGGGCTATTACGGCGGCTGGGTGGATAACCTGCTGATGCGGTTGGTGGATATCATGCTCTGTTTCCCTACCTTCTTCCTCATACTGGCAGTGATCGCCGTCCTGGAGCCCAGCATCTGGAATATCATGGTAATCATCGGCTTGACAGGCTGGATGGGAGTGGCTCGCCTGGTGCGGGCTGAGTTTCTCACTCTCAGAGAGCGTGAGTTTGTCCAAGCGGCTCGGGCCTTGGGGGCCAGCGACGGCCGCATTATCTTCCGGCACCTGCTGCCTAATGCTCTGGCACCGGTCATGGTCTCCGCCACCCTCGGAGTAGCCGGGGCCATCCTCACCGAAAGCGCCCTTAATTTCCTGGGGTTGGGAGTCCAGCCTCCGACCCCTAGTTGGGGTAATATCCTTACCGCCGGCAAAGACAATATCGAGATCGCCTGGTGGCTCTCGGTTTTCCCGGGCCTGGCTATTCTCATCACCGTGATGGGCTATAATCTGCTGGGTGAAGGCATCAGGGAGGCCATTGACCCAAGGCTGAAGGAATGA
- a CDS encoding histidine decarboxylase, pyruvoyl type has translation MVMTREDAVAGAIGPYERFCDGYGNPGASGLGYLTLMKLDIGESPLEEMDATLAEIVSYDSAETTGTYLGQINAVTASSFCGPNGLLWGYDIAPVPEIADGSLLPIFFKTRKDGVEIPVYSLEPLLQAGQKLLGLSDRRRFPPIPGARVTCALKSHAVKGPNSLWAALAVAIAEDRSQNAHLFIEDVGEAIPAADEAARQFFLDRLMEKIALSILYCGDNSQVKYKEIFMGYKTAWIEEGYMGCALASVPYLVLARQAVPPGGPATLLSLSLPEWEKAVGLHP, from the coding sequence ATGGTCATGACGCGAGAAGATGCCGTGGCCGGGGCCATCGGTCCCTATGAGCGGTTCTGTGACGGCTACGGCAATCCTGGGGCCAGTGGCCTGGGTTATCTGACGTTAATGAAGCTTGATATCGGGGAAAGTCCTCTCGAAGAGATGGATGCCACTCTGGCCGAGATCGTCTCGTATGACAGCGCCGAAACCACCGGCACCTATTTGGGACAGATCAATGCCGTTACGGCCTCTTCTTTCTGCGGCCCCAACGGTCTCCTGTGGGGATACGATATTGCCCCGGTTCCAGAGATCGCCGATGGTTCTCTCCTGCCAATATTTTTTAAAACCCGGAAGGACGGCGTGGAAATACCGGTCTATTCACTGGAACCGCTTCTGCAGGCGGGCCAGAAACTTTTAGGTCTGAGCGACCGCCGACGCTTCCCCCCGATTCCCGGAGCCAGGGTCACCTGCGCCCTCAAGTCCCATGCGGTCAAGGGACCTAATTCCCTGTGGGCCGCTTTGGCCGTGGCCATTGCCGAAGACCGCAGCCAGAACGCCCACCTGTTTATCGAAGACGTCGGCGAGGCCATACCTGCAGCGGACGAGGCCGCCCGCCAATTTTTTCTGGACCGCCTCATGGAAAAGATCGCCTTGAGCATCCTGTATTGTGGCGATAACTCCCAGGTAAAATACAAAGAAATCTTCATGGGCTATAAGACTGCCTGGATCGAAGAGGGCTATATGGGTTGTGCCTTGGCCAGCGTCCCCTACCTGGTGTTGGCGCGGCAGGCGGTGCCACCAGGCGGACCGGCAACACTTCTCTCCCTGTCGCTGCCGGAATGGGAAAAGGCGGTGGGGCTGCATCCGTGA
- a CDS encoding biotin--[acetyl-CoA-carboxylase] ligase produces MTERIASNVLELDQVQQDLLIALKKTVAFLSGEQLGLQLGLSRTAVWKRIERLRGWGYRVEGSSRRGYRLDPEQDLLLPVEIAQNLPHRFLRGPVWHFMNLPSTNDMAKDLARQGNPEGSIIVAESQSAGRGRMGRIWESPPGGGIYLSLILRPPLPPAELPRLTLTAAVAVIQAIREVAGLAADIKWPNDILLQGKKLGGILTEMETESDQMSHVILGLGLNVNTTVFPEPVRRLATSLASAGKRYSRLAILRSLLAALDSLYGRFLQEEFPAILDLWRQSAVTLGQQVTVRQGKEIISGLALDVDSDGALLLQQPDGRIEKVISGEIANGPPNPRGREAG; encoded by the coding sequence ATGACGGAAAGAATTGCTTCCAACGTCCTGGAACTGGATCAGGTACAGCAAGACCTGCTCATAGCCCTTAAGAAGACGGTGGCCTTTCTTTCGGGAGAGCAACTGGGGTTGCAGTTAGGCCTCAGCCGCACCGCTGTGTGGAAGCGGATTGAACGCCTGCGGGGCTGGGGCTACCGGGTGGAGGGCAGTTCCAGAAGAGGGTATCGATTGGATCCGGAACAGGACCTGTTGTTACCGGTGGAAATCGCCCAGAACCTGCCACATCGATTCCTACGAGGGCCGGTCTGGCATTTTATGAACCTTCCCTCAACCAATGATATGGCCAAGGACCTCGCCCGCCAAGGGAATCCCGAAGGTTCAATTATAGTGGCCGAGTCCCAGAGCGCTGGCCGGGGACGTATGGGACGGATATGGGAATCGCCCCCCGGCGGCGGGATTTATCTCTCCCTGATCCTTCGGCCACCGCTGCCGCCGGCCGAACTGCCCAGGCTCACCTTGACCGCAGCGGTGGCAGTGATACAGGCCATCCGAGAAGTTGCAGGGCTGGCAGCGGACATTAAATGGCCCAATGATATTCTATTGCAGGGAAAAAAGTTGGGGGGCATCCTTACAGAGATGGAGACCGAAAGCGACCAGATGAGCCATGTCATTTTGGGCCTGGGACTGAACGTAAACACCACTGTCTTCCCGGAACCGGTGCGGAGGCTGGCCACTTCTTTGGCAAGCGCGGGGAAGAGGTATTCCCGGCTAGCTATCCTCAGGAGCTTATTAGCTGCCCTGGACTCGCTTTATGGCAGGTTCTTGCAGGAGGAATTCCCGGCCATCCTGGATTTATGGCGACAATCGGCGGTAACTTTAGGTCAGCAGGTAACTGTCAGACAGGGAAAAGAGATAATTTCCGGTTTGGCCCTGGATGTAGATTCGGACGGAGCCCTGCTGCTCCAACAGCCGGACGGCAGGATAGAAAAAGTTATTTCTGGTGAGATAGCAAACGGGCCTCCCAACCCTCGGGGCCGGGAGGCCGGTTGA
- the rpsU gene encoding 30S ribosomal protein S21 has protein sequence MPGVRVKANEPFEIALKRFKKQCEKAGILSEIRKREHYEKPSIKRKKKALAAKKRALKRIRKLGAR, from the coding sequence ATGCCAGGCGTGAGGGTCAAAGCGAATGAGCCCTTTGAGATCGCCTTAAAGAGATTTAAAAAACAGTGCGAAAAAGCTGGGATTTTGTCGGAGATCAGGAAGAGGGAACACTATGAAAAACCCAGCATTAAGCGCAAGAAAAAGGCTTTGGCGGCAAAGAAACGGGCTCTCAAGAGAATACGCAAATTAGGGGCCAGATAA
- the bamE gene encoding outer membrane protein assembly factor BamE domain-containing protein: MKMVPIFCLVGLLVLSACNHHADVVCQVRQNEVGPVAYTAVSQLKPYMTPEQVQALLGPPMKMETRANGDSYWTYQLGDDCARRGYEAPTTVLKFMRGSLVYWNLF; the protein is encoded by the coding sequence ATGAAAATGGTGCCGATTTTTTGCCTTGTTGGCCTGCTGGTCCTTTCTGCCTGCAATCATCACGCCGATGTGGTCTGCCAGGTGCGGCAAAACGAGGTGGGGCCGGTAGCCTATACCGCTGTCTCCCAGCTAAAACCCTACATGACCCCTGAGCAGGTACAGGCCCTGTTAGGTCCTCCCATGAAGATGGAAACCCGGGCCAACGGCGACTCTTATTGGACCTACCAGTTGGGAGACGACTGCGCCAGACGGGGTTATGAGGCACCCACCACCGTCCTGAAGTTCATGCGGGGCTCCCTGGTTTATTGGAATCTATTCTGA
- a CDS encoding DUF434 domain-containing protein, whose translation MNPLEMGGSATFTVPRKRLNGMDLAQLLHAAQDLRFLLGRGYPQLASLTLVGNRYNLTYDARQLLHRGVFDPVLAARRRSKLCLVRDLTGQPLALDGHNALITVECGLSGLPLIAADDGFIRDIGQISHRYKPSAITARALILISRFLADGDVGPVMVWYDAPMSRSGELAKHTRQILQEYGLLGEVEAVLQPENKLMAFQGVIGTSDTQLIDQATAVVDVAGEIIRRLPRVNLITLGENGF comes from the coding sequence ATGAACCCTCTCGAGATGGGCGGGTCGGCGACATTCACCGTTCCCAGGAAGCGCCTCAATGGAATGGACCTAGCCCAGCTCCTCCATGCGGCCCAGGATTTGCGCTTTCTCTTGGGAAGGGGTTATCCCCAACTGGCCAGCCTGACCCTGGTGGGCAATCGCTATAATCTCACCTATGACGCCAGGCAACTCTTGCATCGAGGTGTTTTTGATCCGGTGTTGGCCGCTCGCAGGCGAAGCAAACTCTGTCTGGTGCGAGACCTGACCGGTCAACCCCTGGCCCTCGACGGCCATAATGCCTTGATTACCGTGGAGTGTGGTCTGTCAGGGTTGCCGCTTATCGCCGCAGATGACGGCTTCATTCGAGATATCGGCCAGATTTCCCATAGGTATAAACCTTCAGCCATTACTGCCCGGGCCCTGATCCTGATAAGCCGGTTCCTAGCCGATGGCGATGTTGGACCGGTGATGGTTTGGTATGACGCGCCTATGAGCCGCAGCGGTGAACTGGCAAAGCATACACGGCAAATATTGCAGGAGTACGGCCTCCTTGGGGAGGTTGAAGCGGTGCTGCAGCCCGAAAATAAACTCATGGCCTTTCAAGGGGTCATTGGTACCAGCGATACCCAACTGATCGATCAGGCGACAGCAGTCGTCGATGTCGCCGGAGAGATTATTAGGCGACTCCCCAGGGTAAATCTCATCACTTTGGGGGAAAATGGTTTCTAA
- a CDS encoding GatB/YqeY domain-containing protein — protein MSLLTEIDNGFKTALKNQDRVKLSTLRMLKAALKNRQVQEKRALAEAEVVAVITSQVKQRRESIMEFTRAGRSELAQKEKEELEFLLSFLPQQLTVEELRQELTAIMRELGVTGPGDLGKVMKIAMPKFAGRADGKEVNRLVKQLLEEVAPHS, from the coding sequence ATGTCGCTTCTTACCGAAATTGATAATGGTTTCAAGACGGCGCTGAAAAATCAAGATCGCGTGAAATTATCCACGTTGCGCATGTTGAAGGCCGCCCTGAAAAACCGGCAGGTGCAAGAAAAGCGTGCCCTGGCCGAGGCCGAAGTAGTAGCCGTGATAACCAGTCAAGTAAAACAGCGGCGGGAATCTATAATGGAGTTTACCCGTGCTGGTAGGAGCGAGTTGGCCCAGAAAGAAAAGGAGGAATTGGAATTCCTCCTTTCTTTTTTGCCCCAGCAATTAACGGTTGAAGAACTGCGTCAGGAATTGACGGCCATCATGAGGGAGTTGGGTGTGACCGGTCCGGGAGATCTCGGCAAGGTAATGAAAATCGCTATGCCGAAATTTGCCGGTCGGGCCGATGGTAAAGAGGTTAACAGGTTGGTGAAGCAATTGCTGGAAGAGGTAGCCCCACACTCCTAA
- a CDS encoding PhoH family protein codes for MSITLLQILQTTPVRGIVGEVKKNYILDTNVLLHDPGSIFAFEDNDIILPVSVIEELDKQKTRSDEIGRHAREVSRQLDGLRSLGPLSGGVRLPQGGSIRIELNCRNTFENACDIDLNTTDNRILALAFHLQQCTDEPVILVTKDLNLRIKADVLGLKAEDFYSDKVDYPKLYAGVGELVVSEAELEGFFKQGAMEWPGNGLAPHQFCILKSAENPSQSALARYFQGRLRKLSLNGLVYGLKALNKEQKFALELLLDDGVKIVTLVGKAGTGKTILALAAGLEKVFEESAGYNRLLITRPIVPLGNDLGYLPGDKEEKIRPWMQPIYDNLEFLCNEHIQANGCMDYLFNTGKIELEVLTYIRGRSIPRQFIICDESQNLSPHAVKTILTRVGRGSKIIFTGDPEQIDHPYLDASSNGLSYLVDRIKGEEISGHVTLIKGERSGIAELGARLL; via the coding sequence GTGAGTATTACGCTGCTGCAGATTCTCCAGACCACGCCAGTGAGGGGAATAGTAGGAGAGGTGAAAAAAAACTATATATTAGACACCAATGTCCTGTTGCACGACCCGGGATCGATCTTCGCTTTCGAAGACAATGACATTATTCTACCGGTGTCGGTCATTGAAGAGCTAGATAAACAAAAGACCCGAAGCGACGAGATCGGCCGCCATGCCAGGGAAGTCTCCCGGCAGTTGGATGGCTTACGCAGTCTCGGCCCGCTTTCGGGTGGGGTCCGGCTACCTCAGGGCGGCAGTATCCGGATTGAACTGAACTGCCGCAATACCTTCGAAAATGCCTGCGACATCGATTTGAATACCACTGACAACCGCATCCTGGCTCTGGCCTTCCATCTCCAACAATGCACCGATGAACCTGTGATTTTAGTGACCAAGGATTTGAATCTGCGCATCAAAGCCGATGTCCTGGGTCTCAAGGCAGAAGACTTTTATAGCGATAAAGTTGATTATCCTAAATTGTATGCTGGAGTCGGCGAGTTGGTCGTGTCTGAGGCGGAGCTGGAAGGATTCTTTAAACAAGGGGCAATGGAGTGGCCGGGTAACGGCCTGGCGCCTCACCAGTTCTGTATATTAAAGAGTGCCGAGAATCCCTCTCAATCAGCTCTGGCCCGCTACTTTCAGGGCCGCCTGCGGAAGCTGAGTTTGAACGGACTCGTGTATGGACTCAAGGCCCTCAATAAAGAGCAGAAGTTTGCCCTGGAGTTGCTGTTGGACGACGGGGTTAAGATCGTTACCCTGGTTGGCAAGGCCGGTACCGGCAAGACCATCCTGGCCCTGGCCGCCGGCCTGGAAAAGGTCTTTGAAGAAAGCGCCGGCTATAACCGGCTGCTCATCACCCGGCCGATTGTGCCGCTCGGCAATGACCTGGGTTACCTGCCTGGGGACAAGGAAGAAAAGATCAGACCCTGGATGCAGCCTATCTACGACAACCTGGAGTTTTTGTGCAATGAACATATCCAGGCCAACGGTTGTATGGACTATCTCTTTAACACCGGCAAAATCGAACTGGAGGTGTTGACCTATATCCGGGGGCGGAGTATTCCCCGGCAGTTCATCATCTGCGACGAGTCCCAAAATCTGAGTCCCCATGCTGTCAAAACCATCCTTACCCGGGTTGGTCGGGGCAGCAAGATCATCTTTACCGGCGACCCGGAACAGATCGACCATCCCTACCTGGATGCCTCCTCCAACGGCCTGAGCTACCTGGTGGACCGGATTAAAGGCGAGGAAATCTCCGGCCATGTGACCCTGATAAAAGGGGAGCGGTCGGGAATTGCCGAATTGGGAGCAAGGCTGCTGTAG